The Penicillium psychrofluorescens genome assembly, chromosome: 2 nucleotide sequence GCAGACCGGCGGCCCCAACTATTTGCGTCTCCTTGCGTCTATCGTGGGCAAGAACCTCTGGGATGTGGTTCACAATGCCGAGCTGTCTAACTGGAAGGAGGTCATGGCTGCCCTGTGCACTTTCGCTGACCAGAAGGAATTCCCTGATCTTTGCGATGCTCTCGGTGACCGACTGGACGAACAGATCAAGAGTTCCGGTGACAAGAACGCTCGTAAAGACGCCTCTTTCTGCTTCCTGGCCGGctcgaagctggagaaggttgTCGCTATCTGGGTTGAGGAACTGCGCGAGAGCGAGCAAAAAGGAGTTGAGACCGATAAGGATAACTCCACCTTCTCCATCCACGTTCGCGCTCTGCAAGCgctgatcgagaaggtgACCATCTTCCGCCAGGTCACCAAATTCCAGGACACCGAGCGAAACAAGGATTCGGACTGGCGTCTCAGCAACCTCTATGACAAGTACATCGAATACGCCGATGTTGTCGCCACCCATGGACGCCTGCAGGTCGCGCAGAGATACCTGGACCTTGTGCCTGATAAGCACCCTGAAGCTGAAATTGCCCGCAACCGTATCAAGCTGGCCATGCGACAGGCTCCACAAAAGGCACAGGCTGGAacagcggcgaagacgggATTCAAGCCTCTCCCGCAACAACACAGACAGCCCAGCCCTTACGGCCCGCCGCAGCAGAGCTTCGCTCCCGCGGCTCCCGCAGCTCCCGTTCAACATGGTTACGCATCTCCCTCGGCCGCTCCGTCACAGCCAGTGAACCCATATGCTCCTCCGTCTGGTGCGCCAGTTCAGGCTGCCAACCCGTATGCCTCGATCCCTAGCGGCGCCGGCGGCTACGGACCACCTGGTTACCAGCAAGGGCAGGGGATGAGAACAGCGGGCTCAGCTgtccctccccctccgcgCGCCTCCAATCAATCACCAGGCAACACTGTCACGACCTACACCACGGCCACCGGCCTCCCCGCATGGAATGACCTGCCAGAAGGGTTTGCTAAACCTGCCTCGCGTCGTGGCACCCCGGCTTCTCAACGGCCCTCCCAGAACATCATCTCGCCGTTCCAAAACCAGTCTCCGCCTCCTGGTCAAGGACCTCCACCCATGGGCGTCATGGGTGCGCCGCCAGGTGGTCCTCAACGAGCACCCTCGGTgccaccccctccgcctAAGGGTGCAGCACCGCCGCCACGCGTGACATCTCCCCCGACTGCTGCACCACCTCCggcggcctccttctccccgccgcccccgGCCAATCCTTACGCTTCGCTTACCCAGTCGCCACCGGTAGCCTCGAACAtggctcctcctccggcatCAATCCCGCGAGGACCGTCCCCGTATAATGCCCCGCCgagcatgccgccgccaacTAATCGGTATGCGCCGAGCCCGGCTGCCCAAGCTGCCAGCCCACAGATGCAGATGCGTGGAACTGTGCCGCCCCCTCAAGGGGCTCCCTCGCCATATGCTCCTCAGCAAGGATATGCTCCTCAGCAGGCATCCCAGCCACCGGCCGCCAATCCGTATGCTCCCAATACGCCGACCACTGCGCAGCCTCCACCTATGGGTCAAGCACCGCCTATGGGCcaagcaccaccaccacctcaGGGCTCTCGACCTGGCACGTCCCAATCCCAGAAGGCAGCTGCCGTGCCTCCCAAGTACCGTACGTTTGTGCTTATTTCATTCTTGTGTATGAAAACTAATATATCTTAGCCCCCGGTGACCGGTCTCACATCCCCGCCAACGCAATGCCTGTCTACGAGCTTCTCTCTGCAGACATGGAACGTGTCAAGGCCCGCGCCCCGTCTTCCTTCAAGAAGCAGGTCGACGATGCTGAGCGCCGCTTGAACCTCCTGTTCGATCACTTGAACAACGAGGATCTGCTCAAGCCCAACACCATTAACGACATGGCGACACTGGCTAACGCTCTTCAAAGCCGCGACTACGAGACCGCCCAGGCAATTCACGTCGACATCATGACCCACCGGATAGACGAGTGTGGTAACTGGATGGTGCGTCCTTGCCCCTTCTGTTTCACGCCTGGTATTATGGCCGATATACTGACTTTAAATGAAATAGGTCGGCGTCAAGCGTCTGATCAGCATGAGCCGTGCTACCCCGTGATCTTGAGCGTGAGAGTTATAGCAGTGCTCTCTGAGCGAAAGCGAGGTTGTGCTGTCTGTGTGGACGGATAGAAGGAGAACAGAGTCCGCGATGCGCTGACCCAGTATAGTTCAGCGCTTGGAGACATCTGattctggtttcttttttcttgttcattcTATTTATTAATGTCTGCGtatttccttttttctcttgccgctcttctcttccacctcgGGGAGGTGTAGTCTGTCTGTTCTCTCGAATGATTTCCGCtagagaaaggagaaaaaatTCCATTGGTTTTCTTTTGCTgtgaaaaggaagaaaagcggGCTTGGGGGTTTTTTCTTCTGGCGGGTTCAGTTGTTGATCGATGATGGGTTGTTGGTTAGACTGCCAGAGCATATACATTCGGAATATTAAAACAGTTATGAGGAGATTATTGACCACTTGTACGATATGTTCTAGATGAGAATACGTGATTCAAATAATGCTATATACAGTTACACCTCTTTACCTAGACCAACACAACACCTTGAACTATACAATCATCTCACCtcgcaccagcagcaggcaCACCACCCAGCCGTCCACCTCGACTAGCCGGGAAATTCCTCGCGCTCAGCAGCGCGCCCTTAACACCACGAATATCCGCCTTGAAGGCTGCAATAGCGTCATCTTCAGCCTTGCGCACGCCCATGGCACTGTTGTCCACGCTCGAGCCGTTCCCGCCATACACACCGTACGATGCACCAGCAGCCGTGTAAGCCGGGGCGCTGTAGATCAGGCCGTCGAGGTAGTGGTGCAGATCCGTGAGACCGGAGCGCATCGAGTCGTCGAGAGAGCTGGAGTCTTTTTCGTAGTCGACTACCTCGCGCAATTGGGACTGGATCGACTCGAGGCGTTTGAGGTGGTTGGATACCGCAATGCCTGCGCCTGTCAGGGTGAGTTCATCCGTGGATGAGCTCGAGGAGAGGGGCGTCAGGGATTCTTCGAGAGTCGTCTGCGTCGCGACGTCCCGGTGGAACAGCTCCGTTGGGTCGGAGGTGACCGACTCGCCGTCATGATCGActtcgtcctcctcatcgtccagcGCAGGGTTGGGTTTGCGAGCTGTGAGTTGTGCTGGGATGACCGAGACACTCTGCTCGAGCTTCTCGTTGAGTTTCTGCAGGTTTTCgtgggcggtggtggcgaGGTCGTGCCGCGCGCTCGTCAGGCTCGCTAGCATCGGTTTCACGAGGAATTCGCTTGCGCCGTAGATGGTGGCGCCGAGACCTGCGGCGCCGTAGATGGTGTAGAGCACGCTGCGCATTGTGACAAGCGGCGGTGGTTTGGAGGACTGGACGAGGAATTCGGGGTAGGTGATGATAGGCGGCACGACTTTTCGCGGTGCGCTGGACGTTGAGCGCGGTTgcgacatggtggtggaggggggTGACGAGGTCGCTGTGGAGGACGACGGAGGCACTTCGGTTGATTGGGATTCtgagggagaagagggagaagaggaaggaggtgCTTTGCCCTCGGCTGCGTCggggttgctgctggtcgcCTCCGCGTTTCGGGAAACGCCAAGGAGGGTCTGGGTCTCGTCGGGAGTTAATCCTTTGGATTCGAGGAAGGCCACCTTGTGGTTTGTGGATGCGTCGCGAATCGAGTCGTTCTCGAGGAATCGGGCTGCTTGGTCGACCAGGTCTTGCCGGGAGGCGGACGGCGCGGCGTCGGAGTTCGGCGATGAGGGTGGCTGGTCGGCTGGTGGGTTGGCAGACTGTTGTTGCCATGACGGAATGGATGGCTTCTTGGACGTAGGATCTGACATGGCGAGGGCTGGGAGAGCAGGCCAAGACAGGTGAGGCgtgagggagaaggagagtgaagatgaagaatgcaaGTCGTCTTCCCCGGACGGGGACATGTGAGGACCGACCTCGGCTGAGTGGGCCGAGCAGCCACCGCACTACACAGTGTCGATACTGTACCATTATTCGCCCTGTATATTGACTACCTGGGCTGTTAAACCCAGTTAATCACTATGAATGATTAACTGCCAGTATTTTGCGACACTATAAATTGTATATTTATTCATGGTGATCATCTGTAGGATTTAGTATGCTACTGTACTAAGCTTTCGACCTAGAAGTTCCTAGCCACTTACCAGGGATGCCGTATAGAAATCGAGCCAGGAACCACCAGTTGACCATGCTAGTGAGAATTTACCTAACTATTCATTGTTAACTATGACTTCTATCTCATTGACCACCGTCAGCCAGTGCAGGCATACTTTCACGCCCACACCGCCCGGCAGAATGGCGATGGTCACTTCATTCGTTCATCAAGCGTCAGCGCCATCCAGCATCGCGGAACCTGTGacgaaaaaagaaaaatatATATTATTAGCCCTGGTGAGTGTCTTCCTGATGTTGCAATTGTCCCCCTAGACGCCTCATTCCATTTGGAACTATTCCCATCAGGGCCAATGCCCTCATCACAACCTCCCCTGTTATGCGCTCTGACGGCACAAACTCCTCGCCCTCAGACCATGATCGGGGCCATACCCGTTTGCCTGGCAAACGCGGAACCTAATTATTCCCTGCCATCCTGCCCTGCCCACCTCGCTTtccccatccaccatcccaaCTGATCCTCACTCTTTCCACCATCCCCTCATCCCACCTTCTATGCAATATCCCCCAAAACCGAATTGCTCGCCACCATGTCACTTCGTCGCTCTCGACGATCGCGGGGTTCACTGGACGAGTCCCTCGAACAAGATGCTAATACCCGCACCAGGCCCACGAGACTCACTCGTtttgcagcagcagcagcacctgcaTCAGTGACAGTCGCCCGACCACCATCTGATTCATCAGGAGAGCCAAACAAATATCTCCGCCTCACCGTAAAAATGCCTGCTGGCAAACTGCGGGAAGCCACCACTGGTGGGCGTCCCGGAAGACGTAACGTCAATGTTTTTCGAGAGAACCCCATCTTGTCTGGACCCCGCGCCAGTCGCACCAGAAAAAGGCTCGTGGAGGTGAACACgagcgacgaagaagacgacgatgcccaagaagaagacgatgtcggagatgaagaagacgcacccgatgaagatgatgaggatgccgatgctgaCGGCGACGttgacatggatgatgccCCGCCGCAAGCACCGATTAGGCGGCAGGCACGAGCAGCTGCGGCTCGTGGGAAAGCTACCAAGAGTGTCGAAGCCAAAGAAATGGAACtagaggaggaggaagatgaggaagaggaagaagaagaggatgaggaggaagaggaggaggaggaagaagaggaagaagcgtTTAACGAGGAGTCCGATGCGCTGGGAGAACCCGATGACATGAATGAAGAAAGTGCCGCACCGGACGAGACTGGAGATGCATTGGatctggacgaagaggatgaagtgGACGAGGACATGGACAGCGatgctcttctccttgatggcaGCCGACCTACCACAAAGCGCCAGCGAGGAAATCTGGGCGACGACTTTCTGCAACTCCCCATGGGTAAGGCTATCCTGCACAGAATGGGTCAGAAGCAGTGCTGACCGGCAGACAGAACCGCAAGTCAAGAAACACCTCACAGCCGAAGAGCGTGCTATGCGACGGACCGAAATGGCTCGCCGGCGGAAGAATCTGAGCGAGAAACggaacgaagaagagaaggtaCGTGATAAAAAATCCCCAGCTATCAAAATATCAATCTAGGTTAACGCTGTTTATCCAGATGGACACCATCAATCGACTGCTCAAGAAACAAGCCCCCAAGCGCCGCGGTCGAGTCCCCGCCGGAGAAGGCGCCGACGTCACGCCCGGCGACCAGGAGGCCCAGGAACCCGAGAAAGCCGATCCCACGTTCGTGCGATGGGTCAGTGGCCCGAACGGCTGCAGTGTCAGTGTGCCGGAGGAATGGCTGGACACGCCAGCTGGACGGGTATTTGGTGCGCCCTCCGCGGCCACCGGAAAGCTCGTCCAGGAGCTGTGACGGTTCATCATGGGATCAAGACAAGGCGCATTTGGGAAAAGTTGTATCTATACCGGCATTTCTGGCAAGGGACCGTTGTTTTGATTACTCGTTGAAGGAGTTTGGATATGTTTTCAGTTCGGGGAAAAAAGAGATCAATGCTATGCATACAGGAAGCGAGATATAATTCATCAATATTGGTATCCTCGGAGGACATCTTTGATATAATGCACACGATGTATACACCGCACTCTGCCTGTGGTAACTCTCCCAGAAGCCGAATCGTTTCACCAATTTCATTGGCAGCGCACCCCAGGAAAGATCCATGTTTATGGGCAGCTAGTGTGACCAGCACTTAATCCGCTGTGCCTTCAGTATACGGAGCATTGTCAATGGCACCTAAAGAGACGACACAGGGTCCAGAAGGACAAAGATCACGGCGCGAGTGGAATAATTACCCGGTATCTGGGCTCTCATGTCATGCCATCTGTGTCGTGCCTCGAAGCGCATCAGCCTCTTTAGATAAATCCTCTCGAGAGAAGTTTTCCAACTAGTCATCCGGGTTCTGCATTATAGCTTCTTATTCCTTGTTGTCGGACAcagacgaagaagactggaCGGGAGGATTCTGGACAGGAGGGGACTGAACAGGAGGGGACTGAACAGGAGGGGACTGAACAGGAGGAGATTGTCCGGGAGGAGATTGAGCAGGAGGAGCCTGGGGTGTTTTTAATTTTTCGGCCTCGAGTTCGCGGATGGCGGGCTGGAAGATGTAGTAGCCTGTCCCTATCTTAGTGCTCGGAGGTTATGGTGACGAATAAGAATGAGATAGATACCGGAGACGATGCCAACTCCAATGGAGAGGACGGCGGGGATGAAGTTGCGACTCATTGTGGcagtgagtgagtgagtaAGtgaggaaaggaagaagaaagaggaagatgCCGATCTCGTGCTGATAACGGCTTTATGTCGCGTCTCTTATCGACGCGTCCAAAGACACTCACTCCCTTTACCCAACGAACCCCACGACCACGGTGAACTTGTTCGTCCAGATTCTTGCATTTTCTCCCTGTTGCGATATTCTCCCTGGCAATGGCTTGCTAGACATGGGCGATCGGCGCCAGGATGCAAATGGACTCATGGCGGGAACGAGGCTTTGTACCGGactcggacgaggaagacgaatTCGACTCGCTGGACTCGAAGAAAGGGAATCTCGTCAAGGACACCGATGGCCCGACTCTCGCCTATATTGCCGTGCCGTCACCAAGACCCCACGCAGCGAGCACTCCCAAGACTCGACGCGACGAGACACAGCCCGCGAGCGGTTCGACACCGCACCCAAAACCCGTTGAAGCGTCACAGGATCTCGTGGATGAAGTGGAGGCGGTGGAAAATGGCTCAGCACGCAAGAAGAGACGGACTGTTAGGGGGAGCACACATACGCCTCTGAAAATTGGTAAAGGGAGAGGAAGCCTGCGGAACAGTGCTTCCAGTGCACTGAACACGCCCAAGTCTTCCACCCCGAAATCGACAAGACCGAAAGAGACCCAGAAAGCGGATGATGTATGGAGCATTCCCAGCTCTTCGCCTGCGAAACCCTTGGTGGTGCTCGCCTCAGCACGCAAGTCGTCTCGGGCAAAATCGTCTGCTACCAAACCAAGCGACACGATATGGGACATCCCCAGTTCAtcagacgaagaagatgacctACTAGAGTCACAGATAACCCCAAAGCCGCCCTCATCTTCCCGGCTGCCACAATCCTCGACCAGTCAACGCCAGCAGACCCCTCCACCAAAGGACGCAGAGCACTTATGGAACATCCCGAGCTCTCCTGATGAACTGGCCTTGGTTCCGCAACCTGCTACGAAACGGCCTAGTCCTCCCAAAATTGCTGAAGACAAGGATGAACCGCAAATCACCTCTGCCACCGACTCTCCGTTGTCATCCCCTCCATCGTCCCTCGGTGCCCAACTGGATACAATCGCCCCTGACGCAGACACGGAAGCTCCTTCTGGGTCGATTCCGCTGCCAAATGACAACCTGGAGGACATGATCTCCAATCTGCATATCCCAGAAGAGGTCCTGCGAGAGTTGTCTCAACCAGCGCGACGATCTCTGAGAGAACGGAATCCTATCCAGCTGCATCCCTATCTTCTAGAACAGGCCCAATACCAGACGCTCATGAAAGCCAGAGGCGTCCGACCCGTGCGTATAGCTATCGAACAGCAGTTGCGCAAGGCCGCACAGGAAAGCCAGgaccaagatcaagcgcAGGATTCCTACGACCCTGATGCGCCTCCATCGAGCCCTCCTGCTGAGGAATATCTCCCTCCGCCCAGAAGGGAACCGCATCCAGAGGTACAAGGAAGCAGACACCGCGAGTCCCTTGAGCATCAACGACAACACGCGGTGAAGCGGCGAAAGATATCACACTCCAATACTCATCGACGGCCACACGATTTCCCCAGGCCTCAAGTGGCGATCGATCACAACACGTCTTTACATGGTGACAATGGTCTCTCTATATACAACATCCCACTAAGCCCCCCACGCTCAGGAAGTGCATCGACAATCACGAGGACTCCCAGGATCTCAGAAGGGTTTCGTTGGCCGATAGGAGGATCCTCACCTCCTCCGGAATTTACAACTCTTGTTGCCACTGAACCAAAATCCAGAATTGAGGAGAAAGACGACTCTAGCCTTGTGGAACTACCTGTTCCCATTGCTGAAGACAACGAAGAGGCGCAATCTGACACCTCGCGCAGCCAGCCGAGTTCCGAtacagaagaagaacccaaCGAGGAGGACCATGCGAGAAGGATGTATCAGCGCAGAATCAAAGGTGTTCTCCCTGCCTCGTGGCTTCGTTTGGATCAGAAAAAGCAGCAGGGGACGCAAACTCAGGCACAGCGGGATCGACATGCAGCCTTGCAAAGGACGGAGTCGGCCAAAGGTGTTGCACGCAAGATTGTTCGAAAGAGTAACCCATCAGGGCCCTCAAGCCCTCATCGACATCGTGCTCTTATCGACTTCGAGGATTCtgatggtgacgaggatgacAACAAAGACACTCCCTATGTTCCTGAGAAAGATGATGTCGCCGAAAGTTTGGCTAACTTCGTCGGATTCGAGGACCCCTTTGGtcaagaggaagacgatatcCCCGAGGACAATCGAATTGATGGCATGTTTGCACCGGTACCTCGCAAGTCTTCAAGCTCTCGCGGACAGAAGCAGAGAACCCTGAAATGGCAGAATTCCAAGGAAAATGAcgggatggaagaaagacagCGGAAGAGGGCTCGACTAAAACGGCAAACAAGGCTAACTGATTCCTCTTACGGGGGAAGGAGAACGAAGCAATCCACCAAAGCGTCGGTACCAAAGCTCGGCATCCTCGATGCTCCAGATGTTGCCCAACGACCTCCCAAAGAACAACCGCAGTTTCTTCGAGTTGCTGCAAGAAAGGCTCGTGCACGTAAAGCAGGAGGCCGGCAAAGTCCCACGCACAAGTTCTTCCAACTGGCTTCGAGAGAGGACACGGCCGATGCAAACGAATCGCTGCGTCGCTGGAAAAAAGGTGCGATACGCCAAACGAAGATCAATCCACCGCAAGCAAAGCCGCGCAAACGGGGGCCACAGCAGAGCTTTCAATCTCTAATCAATCAAGCCCGGCCACGTCTTCAGAGTGCTCGAACACGAAGTCCACATGCCACAATAGAACCCTCGCACATTGCCTTGCCGTCTGATGAACGGGTCGTACCAGAGCAGGACCCTGGCTGTGACCCTCCAGTGCCTGCTGCCACATCCACCGAGACTGCAGCCATGAGCAGATCTACACAGCCAGAGAAGCGAGGCCACCAATGGGTTGTTCGCAGGAATATTGCAATAACATCACTCAGACGAAACGATCCGCGTCCTGCGGCAGGCCAGGGCAGCCAGCCTTCATCAGCCCATTTCCACAAATCTCTTTCCATGCTTAACCGAAACTACCGGCATCAGCCCACGTCAAAACCCTATCGGCCTAGTTTGACTCTAGATCGATATCTCACTGACAATGGATCAAACGCTGCAACCAACCAAACCTCCAAATCCGCTGTGGCACCTCAGACAGAAAGGAGAGATGGGCAGTCAACCGTACACCTCCAACCTGTTCGTCGTCGATTAAAGAAGCGCACTCCCAATCGCATTAACCTTGATTTGGACGGAGTCTACGAACACCAAGAACCCGCGGCGATTGTTGCTGATGACTCGACCCCAACGGCTACCCCAGCTGGACATGCGCGCCCTTCGTTTCAGAACATGGGTGGGCTGTTCAATTGGCAACGTTCTTATTCAGTGGATTTCGGAATCATGCCCTTGCAGGCTGGCACTTTCTTTCATGAATCTACCTTCATCGGAAGTGGAGAGTTTGCTCGATCTCTCGATGTGCTGAAGCGAGACCTGGATGGGGATGCTGGGTATCTATCTGTTCAAGTCAAGGACCAATCCTTCCGCTGGGGTGCTTGGAACGATATAGTGTCCTCCGATATGGGACATGCGTTCGATGCCATGATTTTTCAACTTGAATCCAACGCTTCCGTCTCGCCCGACGCAGCCCCCGGGCAAGCACTGGACTCCGCGGCCACCATATATAGATCCTTGATCAAATATGTGACGTCGTATTTGACATTCATGGACCCTATCGACCGGACTGCTTTTGTCACAAGAGCACTGGGCCTGGTGTCGAAACTAAGAGACTCTTTGGCTCCTTTCTCCGCTGGCGAGGAGTGTAACAAGGATACTCTAGTGAAGATAGCGTCATATAGCCTGGTCTTCGCGAACCAGGTTTATCAGATTGCGTCCCATTCTCTGGTTGATAACACACTTGCGGATGAATTACTCGAGCTCCTCAAGTCTTTGACCAAGGATGTCGGTACTTTGATATCAAACAAAGAAAGTCTGTCCGAATTGCAGCGATTTTTggacgagaacaagaagaccgagCGGCGAGAATGTGGCATTCGTGAAGATTTCCCATTGGTGGAAGCTTATGTTATCACCAAGCATCTCGTGCACAGTTCAGAAAGATACCGTGGTTGGCTCAAGAACATTCAGACCGAAGCTTGCATCAAGCGCGGCCTGCAAAGCACAAAAGATGTAGGGAACTTAGAGAGCGGGTGGCGTGGCCTGTTTACGGTCCTACCGCTCAATGAGATCGATCAATTGGGTATCTTGCGCCGAGGATCCAGATTTCAAGAGACGGATAGCAACTGGAAGCTTGTCAAACTGCTTTTGTCACCGGTTCTGGACCATGCCGATGCCAACTCCGTGACGCATACATTCTCATTCAACACATATTGCCGAACAGTCTTCCACAGATGCTATCATCTGCTCAGCGCCTGGGGTTGGCGAGACTGCAAGCCTATCCTTGACACGCTATACGACTTCTTCGCCAGAAAGACGCTCTATAATCtcaagctggaggagaccTTCGGATCACCCTCATTCCTCGACGAGCTTGACGGCAACCCTTCCTTGCACGTTCGACCCGGTGAACCCTGCTTCCATACCCTGCTGAAGATCATAGCACGCGGTCTGCCCTTCTTGACTGAAAGATTtcccaagaagaaaatccTGGGGTTCGTCTGGCGTCTGTTGCCCAATCACGGCCGCGTGTATCCGAAGGAACAGGAGCTGCGTCATGAGGATCTCGATGCATTGAGAAACCACCATGATCTCCTGTCCACTCTGTACTGGGCTGCACCTGAAGGATGTCGGCCTCGTCTGGATTCAATTCGCAACCTTGTGGATCCAGCTCGTTCGCATCGCGAAACCTGCAGCATCAGCCTTCGGTCATGGGCTCGACTCGTTCGATTCAAGTTGTCGACAGATGAAAACTTGTCCGACCTGGCCGCGTTCGCAGACTGGCACGGCTATTTCATGACAGAGCTTCTAAAGCAGCGATCTCTTGCTCGCACGGAGATTGAGTCGCAAAGCAAAGGGGATAATCAGATCTCGAAGGAACTCATCGAGAAAACGATTGCTCAGAACCAGCGCCACATCGAGTCTTTGCTCAACACTGCACTCAATGGGATGAAGGCCGCAGTTGAACTGGCACCGTCCCTGGATCATGCGCATCAGATTGTTTCAAGGCTTCCGCTCGAGTTACTGCTTGGATTGTTCGATCCCAAATCTGAGCGGGTCAATGCTGTTGTGTCGGGGGCTTTGCAGGTGATCATGGCGTACATTCgcaaagacaaagacaaTGTCAAACCACCTGCGTCTGTACCTGCTGCAGTTTCTACCGAAGATGACAGCCAAGAGTATGGCGATTGGACAGCAATCGAGGCCGCATACGGACAAGAAACCTCACCGAGTGACGCTATCAAGTACGTGGAAAACGTGTGTCTCCCAGCTGTAGCACCGCTTGTTTCGAACTGCTTTGGCGCAGACCACTCTCCCGAGGATGCCATCCTAGTCAACGTGGTCGACTGCTGGACATCAATCGCTCAGATTCTGGTCCACTATGGACTTCGACACTGGGAGACGTACCTGGATCGTTACGATGGCCTCTCCTGGGCCAATCTCTTATCGACGATTCAGACCCGAAAATTCACGCCGCAGTTTGTCGCTTCCTGCATTGAGAAAGACTCCCGCTTTCTTTTCGATTGTCGACTGCAGATCCTCGAAATGTGGATGTCATCCCTCGTGGAGCGGTCTTCCATGCTCAAGTTCCAACATCGCCTCACGGAAGCGCTCTTGAACGAAAGCCCCAATGATCCTCTGCTGAATAACCTGCCTTTCTTCAAGGATCATAAGAATCATCGATATACCATCACGCTTGAAGAATTCGGCCAACGAAGACTAGCACTTATTTCCAGCCTTCTCTCTAATATGCGCGAGCATCTCCAAGTCATGAACGAACAACTCCGGAACATGAACCCAATGGGCAGTCGAGATCTGGACGAGACAAAGCGAGAGCGTCGAGAATCGCTCCAGCGAGATATCAACGTCGCAAAGCAGGAGTATCGAGAACTTCTGCAGCAAATGA carries:
- a CDS encoding uncharacterized protein (ID:PFLUO_002441-T1.cds;~source:funannotate); the encoded protein is MSDPTSKKPSIPSWQQQSANPPADQPPSSPNSDAAPSASRQDLVDQAARFLENDSIRDASTNHKVAFLESKGLTPDETQTLLGVSRNAEATSSNPDAAEGKAPPSSSPSSPSESQSTEVPPSSSTATSSPPSTTMSQPRSTSSAPRKVVPPIITYPEFLVQSSKPPPLVTMRSVLYTIYGAAGLGATIYGASEFLVKPMLASLTSARHDLATTAHENLQKLNEKLEQSVSVIPAQLTARKPNPALDDEEDEVDHDGESVTSDPTELFHRDVATQTTLEESLTPLSSSSSTDELTLTGAGIAVSNHLKRLESIQSQLREVVDYEKDSSSLDDSMRSGLTDLHHYLDGLIYSAPAYTAAGASYGVYGGNGSSVDNSAMGVRKAEDDAIAAFKADIRGVKGALLSARNFPASRGGRLGGVPAAGAR
- a CDS encoding uncharacterized protein (ID:PFLUO_002440-T1.cds;~source:funannotate) — its product is MVRLREIPRTATFAWSPGAASPLIATGTRAGAVDVDFSNKTCLELWDLGLDRQDASEELQPLAKIDTDSGFNDIAWTASDDSQRGVIAGGLENGALDMWSADKLLGGTSDALLSRTSHHSGSVKALQFNPKHSNLLATGGAKGELFISDLNNLNSPSRLGNTAARTDDVECLDWNKKVAHILVTGSSAGFVTVWDVKTKKESLTLNNMGRKAVSAVAWGSREAHEAHPLICVWDLRNSHAPERILRGHESGVLSLSWCAQDPDLLLSSGKDNRNVCWNPQTGQAYGEFPVVTNWTFQTRWNPHNPNFFATASFDGRISVQTLQNTSTDTAKAIADQNQALDGEDFFAKAQTQPKVSTFSLPKAPRWLERPCSANFAFGGRVVSVGLADQGSRASKVRITPFEVDSSVGNATESFENALKEGDLRNLCETRASAASSEEEKADWKVIEALLSENPRKGLVEYLGFQDSTDEAADTLAKLGLDTKGAEETNGVPEPASPVKKHKRLQSMFDPNPESDNFLSDLAASKGARTNNPFQIFNGSETDAEKQITRALLLGKFDKALDVALQEDRMSDAFMIAICGGQKCIEKAQEHYFSKQTGGPNYLRLLASIVGKNLWDVVHNAELSNWKEVMAALCTFADQKEFPDLCDALGDRLDEQIKSSGDKNARKDASFCFLAGSKLEKVVAIWVEELRESEQKGVETDKDNSTFSIHVRALQALIEKVTIFRQVTKFQDTERNKDSDWRLSNLYDKYIEYADVVATHGRLQVAQRYLDLVPDKHPEAEIARNRIKLAMRQAPQKAQAGTAAKTGFKPLPQQHRQPSPYGPPQQSFAPAAPAAPVQHGYASPSAAPSQPVNPYAPPSGAPVQAANPYASIPSGAGGYGPPGYQQGQGMRTAGSAVPPPPRASNQSPGNTVTTYTTATGLPAWNDLPEGFAKPASRRGTPASQRPSQNIISPFQNQSPPPGQGPPPMGVMGAPPGGPQRAPSVPPPPPKGAAPPPRVTSPPTAAPPPAASFSPPPPANPYASLTQSPPVASNMAPPPASIPRGPSPYNAPPSMPPPTNRYAPSPAAQAASPQMQMRGTVPPPQGAPSPYAPQQGYAPQQASQPPAANPYAPNTPTTAQPPPMGQAPPMGQAPPPPQGSRPGTSQSQKAAAVPPKYPPGDRSHIPANAMPVYELLSADMERVKARAPSSFKKQVDDAERRLNLLFDHLNNEDLLKPNTINDMATLANALQSRDYETAQAIHVDIMTHRIDECGNWMVGVKRLISMSRATP
- a CDS encoding uncharacterized protein (ID:PFLUO_002442-T1.cds;~source:funannotate), which produces MPAGKLREATTGGRPGRRNVNVFRENPILSGPRASRTRKRLVEVNTSDEEDDDAQEEDDVGDEEDAPDEDDEDADADGDVDMDDAPPQAPIRRQARAAAARGKATKSVEAKEMELEEEEDEEEEEEEDEEEEEEEEEEEEAFNEESDALGEPDDMNEESAAPDETGDALDLDEEDEVDEDMDSDALLLDGSRPTTKRQRGNLGDDFLQLPMEPQVKKHLTAEERAMRRTEMARRRKNLSEKRNEEEKMDTINRLLKKQAPKRRGRVPAGEGADVTPGDQEAQEPEKADPTFVRWVSGPNGCSVSVPEEWLDTPAGRVFGAPSAATGKLVQEL
- a CDS encoding uncharacterized protein (ID:PFLUO_002443-T1.cds;~source:funannotate) produces the protein MSRNFIPAVLSIGVGIVSGYYIFQPAIRELEAEKLKTPQAPPAQSPPGQSPPVQSPPVQSPPVQSPPVQNPPVQSSSSVSDNKE